The Toxotes jaculatrix isolate fToxJac2 chromosome 14, fToxJac2.pri, whole genome shotgun sequence genome window below encodes:
- the arhgef18a gene encoding rho guanine nucleotide exchange factor 18a isoform X3, giving the protein MDDIDGLRLRLSTEDSVSLASSLAEPINLEDSYYARLRGELESDAQNLEAESWSVAVDQNYLRALNKEAVKRQDVIYELIQTEMHHVRTLKILLHVYMHELRQSQLIEEATLERLFPGVEALLTLHQHFLNCLKTRQNQSREEDSPNNYQITQLGDILISQFSDEMGEEMMIEYGVFCSHQKEAVSFYKEQLQNNKKLQGFIRKLGQLPLVRRLGIPECFLLVTQRITKYPVLVERIIQNTEADTDEYKYLVQGLALIKDTISQVDTQVSEYEKASRLREIILRLEPKSQGRLKDGQVFRREDLNQGNRTLLHEGAVTWKFSGRQKDIHAVLLSDVLLLLQEKDQKLVFASVDNKPPVISLQRLIVREVAHDDKAMFLIYACTSGFPEMYEIHTGSKEERVNWMALIQKAVEHCPQEEAYHEDNAKLQQYQDALEKMDDQIILSLTKKQQIFAALYKSATDQEAPHQRLLLRGDATDLLQGETLLKGAIIEVENLLSLFLSQRRDPDLEMDENGDVAETSGSSEDSPVCVSNTTSNPEIQETFYSEGLEQSADDDRPPVPNCHSASSHFPGVEVCDRVMMIAKRLHSLLAVIAQQDSHIELQRAFQSNSQQPARHYNVLLEQERQRNLEKQKEELANFHKRQAQHQEEQQRWEKERERQRIQIERLESQLQQREEECGKWEERLNAEKAELESQKESYQQDLERLRESTKSVEKEKEQLTQEKKRLEQLQEKLKSKYPGFFNYEDPAQSRNLSSYLSFRGSIVNGGGNLTPKPSILLTTSDPKEIPPKVPPRKESISPQPVKSELPIHLISTTNQVHKPPVVQQQIPTKLATLPKGKEKGFKSKGSHQRTHSAASIDVNQVLPIRVTGKEGGSLRAKRNKSPQRIYQPDTFKPPGSGHGVKMSQSFSTHKRSSSDAAPPAPPPFPKDVLEKGKQEKVIFL; this is encoded by the exons ATGGATGACATCGATGGCCTGCGGTTGAGGCTGTCCACCGAGGACTCCGTGTCACTGGCTTCCTCCTTGGCTGAGCCTATCAACCTAGAAG ATTCCTATTATGCTCGGCTGCGAGGTGAGCTTGAGTCTGACGCCCAGAACCTGGAGGCAGAGTCCTGGAGTGTGGCTGTGGACCAGAATTACCTGAGAGCCCTGAACAAAGAGGCTGTTAAAAGACAAGATGTCATCTATG AGTTGATCCAGACAGAGATGCACCATGTACGCACCTTAAAAATCCTTCTCCATGTCTACATGCATGAGTTGAGGCAGTCTCAGCTGATTGAGGAAGCCACGCTGGAGCGGCTCTTCCCTGGAGTGGAAGCCCTCCTCACTCTCCACCAGCACTTCCTCAACTGCCTCAAAACACGCCAGAACCAAAGTCGAGAGGAGGACAGCCCAAACAACTACCAGATCACACAGCTAGGGGATATTCTCATCTCTCAG TTTTCCGATGAAATGGGAGAAGAAATGATGATAGAGTACGGTGTTTTCTGCAGCCATCAGAAGGAAGCCGTCAGCTTCTACAAAGAGCAACTGCAGAACAACAAGAAGCTGCAGGGTTTTATTAGG AAATTAGGTCAGCTGCCTCTAGTGCGAAGGTTGGGAATCcctgaatgttttttgttgGTGACTCAGCGCATCACAAAATACCCCGTCCTGGTGGAGCGAATCATCCAGAACACTGAAG CTGACACAGACGAGTACAAGTATCTAGTACAGGGTTTGGCGCTCATCAAAGACACCATCTCCCAGGTGGACACTCAGGTCAGTGAATATGAGAAAGCTTCTCGTCTGAGGGAGATCATCCTGCGTCTGGAGCCAAAATCTCAGGGCCGCCTGAAGGACGGCCAGGTGTTCCGCAGAGAGGATCTGAATCAGGGAAACAGGACGCTGCTGCACGAAGGTGCAGTCACCTGGAAGTTCTCTGGTAGACAGAAAG ACATCCACgctgtgctgctgtcagacgTGCTCCTCCTCTTGCAAGAAAAAGATCAGAAGCTTGTGTTTGCTTCTGTG GACAACAAACCACCAGTGATCTCCCTTCAGAGGCTGATAGTTAGGGAAGTGGCCCATGATGACAAAGCCATGTTCCTTATCTATGCCTGCACCTCCGGCTTCCCAGAAATGTACGAGATCCACACAGGCTCCAAAGAGGAACGCGTCAACTGGATGGCCCTCATACAAAAAGCTGTAGAACA CTGTCCACAAGAGGAGGCGTACCATGAAGATAATGCTAAACTGCAGCAATATCAAG ATGCTCTGGAGAAGATGGATGACCAGATAATACTGAGTCTGACAAAGAAGCAGCAGATCTTTGCTGCTCTGTACAAGAGTGCGACAGACCAGGAAGCACCCCACCAGAGGCTGCTGCTCCGAGGAGACGCCACTGACCTCCTGCAGGGGGAAACGCTGCTCAAAGGAGCCATCATTGAGG TGGAAAACCTGCTGAGCCTGTTCTTGTCACAGAGAAGAGACCCAGACCTTGAAATGGATGAGA ATGGAGATGTAGCTGAGACGTCGGGCAGCAGCGAGGACAGTCCAGTGTGCGTCAGTAACACCACTAGCAATCCTGAGATCCAGGAAACGTTCTACTCTGAAGGCCTGGAACAGTCT GCTGATGACGACAGACCCCCAGTGCCAAACTGCCACTCAGCCTCCAGTCATTTCCCTGGGGTAGAG GTGTGTGACAGGGTGATGATGATCGCAAAGAGACTCCACAGCTTATTG GCAGTCATCGCACAGCAGGACAGCCATATTGAGCTGCAGCGCGCTTTTCAGTCGAACAGCCAGCAGCCCGCTCGTCACTACAACGTCTTGCTAGAGCAGGAGAGGCAGCGCAACTTGGAGAAGCAGAAGGAGGAACTTGCCAACTTTCACAAGCGGCAAGCTCAACATCAAGAGGAGCAGCAGCgctgggagaaggagagggagcggCAGAGGATACAGATCGAGAGACTGGAGTCTCAGCTGCAACAGAGGGAAGAGGAATGTGGGAAGTGGGAGGAGAGGCTGAATGCGGAGAAGGCTGAGCTGGAGAGTCAGAAGGAAAGCTACCAGCAGGACCTGGAGAGGCTGAGGGAGTCCACAAAATcagtggaaaaggaaaaagagcagcTGACTCAGGAGAAGAAGCGATTGGAACAGTTGCAGGAGAAGTTAAAGTCAAAGTACCCAGGATTCTTCAACTATGAGGATCCTGCACAA TCCCGGAATCTCTCCAGTTACCTGTCGTTCAGGGGAAGCATAGTGAACGGAGGTGGGAATCTGACACCAAAGCCCAGCATCTTGCTCACCACCTCCGATCCCAAGGAAATTCCTCCAAAGGTTCCACCTCGCAAGGAGAGCATCAGCCCCCAGCCGGTCAAATCCGAGCTGCCCATCCACCTGATCAGCACCACCAACCAGGTGCACAAACCTCctgttgtgcagcagcagatccCCACCAAGCTGGCTACTCTGCCCAAAGGAAAGGAGAAGGGCTTCAAGTCGAAGGGGTCCCACCAGAGAACGCACAGTGCAG CCTCTATAGATGTGAACCAAGTGCTGCCCATCCGAGTGACGGGGAAAGAAGGAGGCAGTCTGAGAGCCAAGAGGAACAAGAGTCCTCAAAGAATCTACCAGCCAG ATACCTTCAAACCACCAGGATCTGGCCACGGTGTGAAAATGTCTCAGTCCTTCAGCACACACAAGAGGAGCAGTAGCGATGCTGCTCCACCAGCACCACCCCCTTTCCCCAAAGATGTTCTCGAAAAGGGCAAACAAGAGAAGGTAATATTTCTTTAA
- the arhgef18a gene encoding rho guanine nucleotide exchange factor 18a isoform X2: MHWAKCFSPSLQWPPCQLLYSRHECDPQKIHSACFLFWSHNFQMDDIDGLRLRLSTEDSVSLASSLAEPINLEDSYYARLRGELESDAQNLEAESWSVAVDQNYLRALNKEAVKRQDVIYELIQTEMHHVRTLKILLHVYMHELRQSQLIEEATLERLFPGVEALLTLHQHFLNCLKTRQNQSREEDSPNNYQITQLGDILISQFSDEMGEEMMIEYGVFCSHQKEAVSFYKEQLQNNKKLQGFIRKLGQLPLVRRLGIPECFLLVTQRITKYPVLVERIIQNTEADTDEYKYLVQGLALIKDTISQVDTQVSEYEKASRLREIILRLEPKSQGRLKDGQVFRREDLNQGNRTLLHEGAVTWKFSGRQKDIHAVLLSDVLLLLQEKDQKLVFASVDNKPPVISLQRLIVREVAHDDKAMFLIYACTSGFPEMYEIHTGSKEERVNWMALIQKAVEHCPQEEAYHEDNAKLQQYQDALEKMDDQIILSLTKKQQIFAALYKSATDQEAPHQRLLLRGDATDLLQGETLLKGAIIEVENLLSLFLSQRRDPDLEMDENGDVAETSGSSEDSPVCVSNTTSNPEIQETFYSEGLEQSADDDRPPVPNCHSASSHFPGVEVCDRVMMIAKRLHSLLAVIAQQDSHIELQRAFQSNSQQPARHYNVLLEQERQRNLEKQKEELANFHKRQAQHQEEQQRWEKERERQRIQIERLESQLQQREEECGKWEERLNAEKAELESQKESYQQDLERLRESTKSVEKEKEQLTQEKKRLEQLQEKLKSKYPGFFNYEDPAQSRNLSSYLSFRGSIVNGGGNLTPKPSILLTTSDPKEIPPKVPPRKESISPQPVKSELPIHLISTTNQVHKPPVVQQQIPTKLATLPKGKEKGFKSKGSHQRTHSAASIDVNQVLPIRVTGKEGGSLRAKRNKSPQRIYQPDTFKPPGSGHGVKMSQSFSTHKRSSSDAAPPAPPPFPKDVLEKGKQEKVIFL, encoded by the exons ATG cacTGGGCAAAATGTTTCTCCCCCAGCCTCCAGTGGCCTCCCTGCCAGCTTCTTTATTCCAGGCATGAGTGTGACCCCCAAAAAATCCATTCAGCCTGCTTCCTCTTCTGGTCACACAACTTCCAG ATGGATGACATCGATGGCCTGCGGTTGAGGCTGTCCACCGAGGACTCCGTGTCACTGGCTTCCTCCTTGGCTGAGCCTATCAACCTAGAAG ATTCCTATTATGCTCGGCTGCGAGGTGAGCTTGAGTCTGACGCCCAGAACCTGGAGGCAGAGTCCTGGAGTGTGGCTGTGGACCAGAATTACCTGAGAGCCCTGAACAAAGAGGCTGTTAAAAGACAAGATGTCATCTATG AGTTGATCCAGACAGAGATGCACCATGTACGCACCTTAAAAATCCTTCTCCATGTCTACATGCATGAGTTGAGGCAGTCTCAGCTGATTGAGGAAGCCACGCTGGAGCGGCTCTTCCCTGGAGTGGAAGCCCTCCTCACTCTCCACCAGCACTTCCTCAACTGCCTCAAAACACGCCAGAACCAAAGTCGAGAGGAGGACAGCCCAAACAACTACCAGATCACACAGCTAGGGGATATTCTCATCTCTCAG TTTTCCGATGAAATGGGAGAAGAAATGATGATAGAGTACGGTGTTTTCTGCAGCCATCAGAAGGAAGCCGTCAGCTTCTACAAAGAGCAACTGCAGAACAACAAGAAGCTGCAGGGTTTTATTAGG AAATTAGGTCAGCTGCCTCTAGTGCGAAGGTTGGGAATCcctgaatgttttttgttgGTGACTCAGCGCATCACAAAATACCCCGTCCTGGTGGAGCGAATCATCCAGAACACTGAAG CTGACACAGACGAGTACAAGTATCTAGTACAGGGTTTGGCGCTCATCAAAGACACCATCTCCCAGGTGGACACTCAGGTCAGTGAATATGAGAAAGCTTCTCGTCTGAGGGAGATCATCCTGCGTCTGGAGCCAAAATCTCAGGGCCGCCTGAAGGACGGCCAGGTGTTCCGCAGAGAGGATCTGAATCAGGGAAACAGGACGCTGCTGCACGAAGGTGCAGTCACCTGGAAGTTCTCTGGTAGACAGAAAG ACATCCACgctgtgctgctgtcagacgTGCTCCTCCTCTTGCAAGAAAAAGATCAGAAGCTTGTGTTTGCTTCTGTG GACAACAAACCACCAGTGATCTCCCTTCAGAGGCTGATAGTTAGGGAAGTGGCCCATGATGACAAAGCCATGTTCCTTATCTATGCCTGCACCTCCGGCTTCCCAGAAATGTACGAGATCCACACAGGCTCCAAAGAGGAACGCGTCAACTGGATGGCCCTCATACAAAAAGCTGTAGAACA CTGTCCACAAGAGGAGGCGTACCATGAAGATAATGCTAAACTGCAGCAATATCAAG ATGCTCTGGAGAAGATGGATGACCAGATAATACTGAGTCTGACAAAGAAGCAGCAGATCTTTGCTGCTCTGTACAAGAGTGCGACAGACCAGGAAGCACCCCACCAGAGGCTGCTGCTCCGAGGAGACGCCACTGACCTCCTGCAGGGGGAAACGCTGCTCAAAGGAGCCATCATTGAGG TGGAAAACCTGCTGAGCCTGTTCTTGTCACAGAGAAGAGACCCAGACCTTGAAATGGATGAGA ATGGAGATGTAGCTGAGACGTCGGGCAGCAGCGAGGACAGTCCAGTGTGCGTCAGTAACACCACTAGCAATCCTGAGATCCAGGAAACGTTCTACTCTGAAGGCCTGGAACAGTCT GCTGATGACGACAGACCCCCAGTGCCAAACTGCCACTCAGCCTCCAGTCATTTCCCTGGGGTAGAG GTGTGTGACAGGGTGATGATGATCGCAAAGAGACTCCACAGCTTATTG GCAGTCATCGCACAGCAGGACAGCCATATTGAGCTGCAGCGCGCTTTTCAGTCGAACAGCCAGCAGCCCGCTCGTCACTACAACGTCTTGCTAGAGCAGGAGAGGCAGCGCAACTTGGAGAAGCAGAAGGAGGAACTTGCCAACTTTCACAAGCGGCAAGCTCAACATCAAGAGGAGCAGCAGCgctgggagaaggagagggagcggCAGAGGATACAGATCGAGAGACTGGAGTCTCAGCTGCAACAGAGGGAAGAGGAATGTGGGAAGTGGGAGGAGAGGCTGAATGCGGAGAAGGCTGAGCTGGAGAGTCAGAAGGAAAGCTACCAGCAGGACCTGGAGAGGCTGAGGGAGTCCACAAAATcagtggaaaaggaaaaagagcagcTGACTCAGGAGAAGAAGCGATTGGAACAGTTGCAGGAGAAGTTAAAGTCAAAGTACCCAGGATTCTTCAACTATGAGGATCCTGCACAA TCCCGGAATCTCTCCAGTTACCTGTCGTTCAGGGGAAGCATAGTGAACGGAGGTGGGAATCTGACACCAAAGCCCAGCATCTTGCTCACCACCTCCGATCCCAAGGAAATTCCTCCAAAGGTTCCACCTCGCAAGGAGAGCATCAGCCCCCAGCCGGTCAAATCCGAGCTGCCCATCCACCTGATCAGCACCACCAACCAGGTGCACAAACCTCctgttgtgcagcagcagatccCCACCAAGCTGGCTACTCTGCCCAAAGGAAAGGAGAAGGGCTTCAAGTCGAAGGGGTCCCACCAGAGAACGCACAGTGCAG CCTCTATAGATGTGAACCAAGTGCTGCCCATCCGAGTGACGGGGAAAGAAGGAGGCAGTCTGAGAGCCAAGAGGAACAAGAGTCCTCAAAGAATCTACCAGCCAG ATACCTTCAAACCACCAGGATCTGGCCACGGTGTGAAAATGTCTCAGTCCTTCAGCACACACAAGAGGAGCAGTAGCGATGCTGCTCCACCAGCACCACCCCCTTTCCCCAAAGATGTTCTCGAAAAGGGCAAACAAGAGAAGGTAATATTTCTTTAA
- the arhgef18a gene encoding rho guanine nucleotide exchange factor 18a isoform X1 has protein sequence MRPASAAADLFQHQHWAKCFSPSLQWPPCQLLYSRHECDPQKIHSACFLFWSHNFQMDDIDGLRLRLSTEDSVSLASSLAEPINLEDSYYARLRGELESDAQNLEAESWSVAVDQNYLRALNKEAVKRQDVIYELIQTEMHHVRTLKILLHVYMHELRQSQLIEEATLERLFPGVEALLTLHQHFLNCLKTRQNQSREEDSPNNYQITQLGDILISQFSDEMGEEMMIEYGVFCSHQKEAVSFYKEQLQNNKKLQGFIRKLGQLPLVRRLGIPECFLLVTQRITKYPVLVERIIQNTEADTDEYKYLVQGLALIKDTISQVDTQVSEYEKASRLREIILRLEPKSQGRLKDGQVFRREDLNQGNRTLLHEGAVTWKFSGRQKDIHAVLLSDVLLLLQEKDQKLVFASVDNKPPVISLQRLIVREVAHDDKAMFLIYACTSGFPEMYEIHTGSKEERVNWMALIQKAVEHCPQEEAYHEDNAKLQQYQDALEKMDDQIILSLTKKQQIFAALYKSATDQEAPHQRLLLRGDATDLLQGETLLKGAIIEVENLLSLFLSQRRDPDLEMDENGDVAETSGSSEDSPVCVSNTTSNPEIQETFYSEGLEQSADDDRPPVPNCHSASSHFPGVEVCDRVMMIAKRLHSLLAVIAQQDSHIELQRAFQSNSQQPARHYNVLLEQERQRNLEKQKEELANFHKRQAQHQEEQQRWEKERERQRIQIERLESQLQQREEECGKWEERLNAEKAELESQKESYQQDLERLRESTKSVEKEKEQLTQEKKRLEQLQEKLKSKYPGFFNYEDPAQSRNLSSYLSFRGSIVNGGGNLTPKPSILLTTSDPKEIPPKVPPRKESISPQPVKSELPIHLISTTNQVHKPPVVQQQIPTKLATLPKGKEKGFKSKGSHQRTHSAASIDVNQVLPIRVTGKEGGSLRAKRNKSPQRIYQPDTFKPPGSGHGVKMSQSFSTHKRSSSDAAPPAPPPFPKDVLEKGKQEKVIFL, from the exons cacTGGGCAAAATGTTTCTCCCCCAGCCTCCAGTGGCCTCCCTGCCAGCTTCTTTATTCCAGGCATGAGTGTGACCCCCAAAAAATCCATTCAGCCTGCTTCCTCTTCTGGTCACACAACTTCCAG ATGGATGACATCGATGGCCTGCGGTTGAGGCTGTCCACCGAGGACTCCGTGTCACTGGCTTCCTCCTTGGCTGAGCCTATCAACCTAGAAG ATTCCTATTATGCTCGGCTGCGAGGTGAGCTTGAGTCTGACGCCCAGAACCTGGAGGCAGAGTCCTGGAGTGTGGCTGTGGACCAGAATTACCTGAGAGCCCTGAACAAAGAGGCTGTTAAAAGACAAGATGTCATCTATG AGTTGATCCAGACAGAGATGCACCATGTACGCACCTTAAAAATCCTTCTCCATGTCTACATGCATGAGTTGAGGCAGTCTCAGCTGATTGAGGAAGCCACGCTGGAGCGGCTCTTCCCTGGAGTGGAAGCCCTCCTCACTCTCCACCAGCACTTCCTCAACTGCCTCAAAACACGCCAGAACCAAAGTCGAGAGGAGGACAGCCCAAACAACTACCAGATCACACAGCTAGGGGATATTCTCATCTCTCAG TTTTCCGATGAAATGGGAGAAGAAATGATGATAGAGTACGGTGTTTTCTGCAGCCATCAGAAGGAAGCCGTCAGCTTCTACAAAGAGCAACTGCAGAACAACAAGAAGCTGCAGGGTTTTATTAGG AAATTAGGTCAGCTGCCTCTAGTGCGAAGGTTGGGAATCcctgaatgttttttgttgGTGACTCAGCGCATCACAAAATACCCCGTCCTGGTGGAGCGAATCATCCAGAACACTGAAG CTGACACAGACGAGTACAAGTATCTAGTACAGGGTTTGGCGCTCATCAAAGACACCATCTCCCAGGTGGACACTCAGGTCAGTGAATATGAGAAAGCTTCTCGTCTGAGGGAGATCATCCTGCGTCTGGAGCCAAAATCTCAGGGCCGCCTGAAGGACGGCCAGGTGTTCCGCAGAGAGGATCTGAATCAGGGAAACAGGACGCTGCTGCACGAAGGTGCAGTCACCTGGAAGTTCTCTGGTAGACAGAAAG ACATCCACgctgtgctgctgtcagacgTGCTCCTCCTCTTGCAAGAAAAAGATCAGAAGCTTGTGTTTGCTTCTGTG GACAACAAACCACCAGTGATCTCCCTTCAGAGGCTGATAGTTAGGGAAGTGGCCCATGATGACAAAGCCATGTTCCTTATCTATGCCTGCACCTCCGGCTTCCCAGAAATGTACGAGATCCACACAGGCTCCAAAGAGGAACGCGTCAACTGGATGGCCCTCATACAAAAAGCTGTAGAACA CTGTCCACAAGAGGAGGCGTACCATGAAGATAATGCTAAACTGCAGCAATATCAAG ATGCTCTGGAGAAGATGGATGACCAGATAATACTGAGTCTGACAAAGAAGCAGCAGATCTTTGCTGCTCTGTACAAGAGTGCGACAGACCAGGAAGCACCCCACCAGAGGCTGCTGCTCCGAGGAGACGCCACTGACCTCCTGCAGGGGGAAACGCTGCTCAAAGGAGCCATCATTGAGG TGGAAAACCTGCTGAGCCTGTTCTTGTCACAGAGAAGAGACCCAGACCTTGAAATGGATGAGA ATGGAGATGTAGCTGAGACGTCGGGCAGCAGCGAGGACAGTCCAGTGTGCGTCAGTAACACCACTAGCAATCCTGAGATCCAGGAAACGTTCTACTCTGAAGGCCTGGAACAGTCT GCTGATGACGACAGACCCCCAGTGCCAAACTGCCACTCAGCCTCCAGTCATTTCCCTGGGGTAGAG GTGTGTGACAGGGTGATGATGATCGCAAAGAGACTCCACAGCTTATTG GCAGTCATCGCACAGCAGGACAGCCATATTGAGCTGCAGCGCGCTTTTCAGTCGAACAGCCAGCAGCCCGCTCGTCACTACAACGTCTTGCTAGAGCAGGAGAGGCAGCGCAACTTGGAGAAGCAGAAGGAGGAACTTGCCAACTTTCACAAGCGGCAAGCTCAACATCAAGAGGAGCAGCAGCgctgggagaaggagagggagcggCAGAGGATACAGATCGAGAGACTGGAGTCTCAGCTGCAACAGAGGGAAGAGGAATGTGGGAAGTGGGAGGAGAGGCTGAATGCGGAGAAGGCTGAGCTGGAGAGTCAGAAGGAAAGCTACCAGCAGGACCTGGAGAGGCTGAGGGAGTCCACAAAATcagtggaaaaggaaaaagagcagcTGACTCAGGAGAAGAAGCGATTGGAACAGTTGCAGGAGAAGTTAAAGTCAAAGTACCCAGGATTCTTCAACTATGAGGATCCTGCACAA TCCCGGAATCTCTCCAGTTACCTGTCGTTCAGGGGAAGCATAGTGAACGGAGGTGGGAATCTGACACCAAAGCCCAGCATCTTGCTCACCACCTCCGATCCCAAGGAAATTCCTCCAAAGGTTCCACCTCGCAAGGAGAGCATCAGCCCCCAGCCGGTCAAATCCGAGCTGCCCATCCACCTGATCAGCACCACCAACCAGGTGCACAAACCTCctgttgtgcagcagcagatccCCACCAAGCTGGCTACTCTGCCCAAAGGAAAGGAGAAGGGCTTCAAGTCGAAGGGGTCCCACCAGAGAACGCACAGTGCAG CCTCTATAGATGTGAACCAAGTGCTGCCCATCCGAGTGACGGGGAAAGAAGGAGGCAGTCTGAGAGCCAAGAGGAACAAGAGTCCTCAAAGAATCTACCAGCCAG ATACCTTCAAACCACCAGGATCTGGCCACGGTGTGAAAATGTCTCAGTCCTTCAGCACACACAAGAGGAGCAGTAGCGATGCTGCTCCACCAGCACCACCCCCTTTCCCCAAAGATGTTCTCGAAAAGGGCAAACAAGAGAAGGTAATATTTCTTTAA